In one Rhodopirellula halodulae genomic region, the following are encoded:
- a CDS encoding zinc-dependent peptidase, whose translation MDRSNRRLAFAISFAVGALIIGFAFLQPWTLLALPIAWVAHWFVRRKTKRRLQVIATPFPDVWELALQQYVEYYRMLAEDRRIDFQNRMKVFLDEVTVTGIRTDVDETTRALVGASAVIPIMGLDDFEYSGLGEVLIYPGSFGEDYQTEGEGDKNTLGMIGVAHLSGVMILSKPSLLAGFSNSGDKRNVGIHEFAHLVDKADGDVDGIPVSATAEVTEPWVKWVGEELRSEGTRSGIDDYAYTNEAEYFAVLSEYFFEKPAQLQTKDPQLYNMLRKMYHQDPKRLFSKRPRRKGRVQRNDPCPCDSGKKFKHCCRRKRMRGMPGGK comes from the coding sequence ATGGACCGATCCAATCGCCGGCTCGCGTTTGCGATTTCATTCGCAGTCGGCGCATTGATCATCGGGTTCGCATTCCTCCAGCCATGGACGTTGCTGGCGTTGCCGATCGCTTGGGTCGCTCATTGGTTCGTGCGACGCAAAACCAAACGACGACTTCAAGTCATCGCGACGCCTTTCCCCGATGTTTGGGAATTGGCGCTGCAACAATATGTCGAGTACTACCGCATGCTCGCGGAAGATCGTCGCATCGATTTCCAAAATCGGATGAAGGTCTTCCTGGACGAAGTCACCGTCACCGGCATTCGTACCGACGTCGACGAAACCACTCGTGCTCTGGTGGGAGCCAGTGCCGTGATCCCCATCATGGGTCTGGATGATTTTGAGTATTCCGGTTTGGGCGAAGTGCTGATCTACCCCGGATCGTTCGGCGAGGATTATCAAACGGAAGGCGAAGGCGACAAAAACACGTTGGGGATGATCGGCGTTGCCCACTTAAGCGGCGTGATGATTCTCTCCAAACCATCGTTGCTGGCAGGTTTTTCCAACTCAGGCGACAAGCGAAACGTCGGCATTCATGAGTTCGCTCACTTGGTCGACAAAGCCGACGGAGACGTGGATGGCATTCCCGTGTCCGCGACCGCGGAGGTCACCGAGCCTTGGGTGAAATGGGTCGGCGAAGAACTCCGGTCCGAAGGCACCCGTTCCGGCATCGATGACTACGCCTACACCAACGAGGCCGAGTACTTCGCGGTGCTGTCGGAGTACTTCTTCGAGAAACCGGCCCAACTGCAAACCAAAGATCCGCAGCTCTACAACATGCTTCGGAAGATGTACCACCAAGACCCCAAGCGACTGTTCAGCAAACGCCCGCGTCGAAAAGGCCGCGTGCAACGCAATGATCCTTGCCCCTGCGATAGCGGCAAAAAGTTCAAACACTGCTGCCGCCGCAAACGCATGCGAGGAATGCCGGGTGGGAAGTAG